AGCCCCGCGTCCTCGGCGGCGGCGAGCAGCCGTGAGCCGGGCAGGCCGAGCACGGGCAGCGACCCGCCCGCCAGTTTCACACCCGCCACGACGGCGGCGGCCTGCTCGGCGTCGTGGACGGTGCGGTTGTAGAGCGCGCCGTGCGGCTTGACGTACGCCACCTGGGCCCCGGCGGCCTCGGCGAAGACCCGCAGCGCCCCGATCTGGTACGCCAGTTCGGCAGCCAGCTCGTCGGCGGGTACGTCCATGGCGCGCCGCCCGAAGCCGGCCAGGTCGCGGTAGGACACCTGCGCCCCGATCCGTACTCCGCGCTCGGCGGCGAGGTCGCAGACGCGGCGCATCACCGATGGGTCGCCGGCGTGGAAGCCGCAGGCGACGTTGGCGCTGGTGATGACGTGGAGGAGGGCGTCGTCGTCGGTGAGGGTCCACCGGCCGAAGCCTTCACCGAGGTCTGCGTTGAGATCGATCACGTCCGAAACGTAAACGATTGTTGAACGATCCGACAAGGGGGCAAATTGGCCGCCCCTCGAGAACGGTGTGAGATTTCCTCTTGTTCCATCGTTGAACGATCACCTAAGGTCCGTGTATCTCCCACGGACCCGAGTCTCCGGATCCGTGCCGCCTCTGGTGCCCTGCGCCTTACGCCTGAAGAAGGCCACCGCATGATCGTTCTTCTCGGTGTGGTCGTTGTGATCCTCGGATTCGTCACGCGCCGCAATCCCGCCCTAGTGGTCGGCGTCGCCGGTATCGTCACCGGTCTGCTCGGCAAGATGAACCCGCTCGAGGTCCTCGCGGCCTTCGGCCGGTCCTTCGCCGACAGCCGCTCGGTGACCGTCTTCGCCATCGTCCTCCCGGTGATCGGCCTCCTTGAGCGCTACGGCCTGCGCGAGCAGGCCCGTACGCTCATCGGCCGTCTCGGCAGGCTCAGCGCCGGCCGCTTCCTGGCGGTCTACCTGCTCGTCCGCCAGGTCACCGCGGCCTTCGGCCTCAACAACATCGGCGGTCCCGCGCAGACCGTGCGGCCGCTCGTCGCGCCCATGGCCGAGGCCGCCGCCGAGCGCAGGACCGGTGCCACGCTGCCCGACCGCCTGCGCGAGAAGGTCCGTTCCTACGCGTCGTCGTCCGACACCGTGGGCCTCTTCTTCGGCGAGGACTGCTTCATCGCGATCGGCTCCATCCTCCTGATCACCGGCTTCGTGAACTCGACGTACGGGCAGGAGATCGAACCGACCGAGCTGGCCCTGTGGGCGGTCCCGCTCGCCGTTTGCGCCTTCGTCATCCACGGTGCCCGGCTGCTGCTCCTGGACAAGCAGCTGGAGCGCGAGATGGCGCTCGCCTCCGCCGAGCACGACCTGCCGCTTCCGAAGGGGGCCGACAAGTGATCAAGGTCGAATGGCTCTACTGGCTGGTGGGCCTCGTCTTCATCGTCATGGCCGTGCAGATGGCGGCCGACCGCACCAACCCCAAGCGGTGGACCTCCGCCGCGTTCTGGGGCCTGCTCGGGCTCACCTTCCCCTACGGCACCGGGGTCGCCACCGTCGCGCCGGGCACGGCCGCCTGGAGACTGCCCGCCGAACCGCTCGGCGTCGGGGTCCTCGCCCTGATCGTGCTCGCCGGGTTCAACTTCCTCGGCAAGGGCGTCCCGGTCACCACCACCGTCGAGCAGCGCGAGGCCTCCGCGGCCCGGCTCGGCAGCAAGATCTTCATCCCTGCTCTGACGATCCCGTTCGTCGCCATCGTCTGCGCCTCCGTGCTCGACGAGTCCGGCCTGTTCGAGACGGGCAAGGCCACGCTCCTCGGGCTCGGCCTCGGGTGCGTCGTCGCGCTCGTGGTCGGCATGCTGGTCACCGGCGAGAAGAAGGTCTCCGTCCCGGTCCACTCGGGCCGCTCCATGCTGGAGGCGATGGGCTCCGCCCTGCTGCTCCCCCAGCTCCTGGCGGTGCTCGGCTCGATCTTCGCGCTGGCCGGCGTCGGCACGCAGGTCGGCAAGATCGTGAACGATGTCCTGCCGGAGAACTCGAAGTACCTCGCCGTGATCGCGTACTGCCTCGGCATGTTCCTGTTCACCGTGATCGTGGGCAACGCCTTCGCCGCGTTCCCCGTGATGACCGCGGCGATCGGCTGGCCCGTCCTCATCGAGCAGATGAACGGAAACGCGCCGGCCATCCTCGCGATCGGCATGCTGGCCGGTTTCTGCGGCACGCTCTGCACGCCGATGGCCGCCAACTTCAACATCGTCCCCGCCACGCTGCTCGAGCTGAAGGACCAGTACGGACCGATCAAGGCGCAGATTCCGACGGCGCTCGCGCTCCTCGTCTGCTGCACCGTGATCATGGCGATCTTCGCCTTCTGAGCCACAGCCACCCCTCGGCCTCGGGCGCGCCCTGCTCC
The Streptomyces tuirus genome window above contains:
- a CDS encoding DUF979 domain-containing protein → MIKVEWLYWLVGLVFIVMAVQMAADRTNPKRWTSAAFWGLLGLTFPYGTGVATVAPGTAAWRLPAEPLGVGVLALIVLAGFNFLGKGVPVTTTVEQREASAARLGSKIFIPALTIPFVAIVCASVLDESGLFETGKATLLGLGLGCVVALVVGMLVTGEKKVSVPVHSGRSMLEAMGSALLLPQLLAVLGSIFALAGVGTQVGKIVNDVLPENSKYLAVIAYCLGMFLFTVIVGNAFAAFPVMTAAIGWPVLIEQMNGNAPAILAIGMLAGFCGTLCTPMAANFNIVPATLLELKDQYGPIKAQIPTALALLVCCTVIMAIFAF
- a CDS encoding LamB/YcsF family protein, translating into MIDLNADLGEGFGRWTLTDDDALLHVITSANVACGFHAGDPSVMRRVCDLAAERGVRIGAQVSYRDLAGFGRRAMDVPADELAAELAYQIGALRVFAEAAGAQVAYVKPHGALYNRTVHDAEQAAAVVAGVKLAGGSLPVLGLPGSRLLAAAEDAGLTGVPEAFADRAYTPEGTLVPRREANAVVTDEDAVVQRALAFGVDGAIEAVDGTTVAVAARSLCVHGDTPGAARIAARVREALEKAGVEVGAFA
- a CDS encoding DUF969 domain-containing protein; its protein translation is MIVLLGVVVVILGFVTRRNPALVVGVAGIVTGLLGKMNPLEVLAAFGRSFADSRSVTVFAIVLPVIGLLERYGLREQARTLIGRLGRLSAGRFLAVYLLVRQVTAAFGLNNIGGPAQTVRPLVAPMAEAAAERRTGATLPDRLREKVRSYASSSDTVGLFFGEDCFIAIGSILLITGFVNSTYGQEIEPTELALWAVPLAVCAFVIHGARLLLLDKQLEREMALASAEHDLPLPKGADK